A single region of the Neotabrizicola shimadae genome encodes:
- a CDS encoding ABC-F family ATP-binding cassette domain-containing protein, producing MSVLSLRSVGLVLAEPLFSDLTFSLVPGARLGLVAANGRGKSSLLKLIAGEIEPSSGQITRARGLTVAHVSQDPDPALAGLSLRDAVARGLPADGSMDWRADVVLDELAVPWELRDTTFAALSGGWQRTALLAAAAVGEPDLYLLDEPTNHLDLARIGVLTRWLADLPRDVAVIVASHDRAFLDEATGSTLFLRPVASRSFALPYSRARAALDEADAADARAQANDLARAEQLRRQAAKLKNIGINSGSDLLVVKTKQLTERAEKIEAAARAVHREGSSGAIRLTHSGSHAKALVTLADAAISAPDGRPLYRTGEKWIEPGDRIVLLGGNGAGKTRLVEAVLAACRGEAGAIRAAPSLVLGHADQALTMLPPKGTPFDLVSAFGQGDAATRSLLAGAGIRSDRQGKPLASLSGGQKARLAMLMLRLMRPNFHLLDEPTNHLDIEGQEALESELTAPQATCLVVSHDRGFVRAIANRFWLIEGKRLVEVDSPEPFFAAELARG from the coding sequence ATGTCCGTCTTGTCGCTGCGTTCCGTTGGCCTGGTCCTGGCCGAGCCGCTGTTTTCCGACCTGACCTTTTCCCTTGTCCCCGGTGCCCGGCTTGGCCTGGTGGCGGCCAATGGCCGGGGCAAATCCTCGCTTCTGAAGCTGATCGCGGGCGAGATCGAGCCGTCTTCGGGCCAGATCACCAGAGCGCGCGGCCTGACCGTGGCTCATGTGAGCCAGGACCCCGATCCCGCGCTTGCCGGGCTGTCGCTGCGCGATGCCGTCGCGCGTGGCCTACCGGCGGATGGGTCGATGGACTGGCGGGCGGATGTGGTGCTGGACGAACTGGCGGTGCCGTGGGAGTTGCGCGACACGACCTTTGCGGCACTGTCGGGCGGCTGGCAACGCACGGCGCTTCTGGCGGCGGCGGCGGTGGGCGAGCCGGACCTTTACCTGCTGGATGAGCCGACCAACCACCTGGACCTGGCCCGTATCGGCGTGTTGACGCGCTGGCTGGCCGACCTGCCGCGCGACGTGGCGGTGATCGTGGCGAGCCATGACCGCGCCTTTCTGGACGAGGCGACCGGTTCCACCTTGTTCCTGCGCCCCGTGGCGAGCCGCAGCTTTGCGCTGCCCTATTCGCGCGCCCGCGCCGCGCTGGACGAGGCGGATGCGGCGGATGCCCGTGCCCAGGCCAATGACCTGGCGCGGGCCGAGCAACTGCGCCGGCAGGCAGCGAAGCTGAAGAACATCGGCATCAACTCGGGGTCTGACCTGCTGGTCGTCAAGACCAAGCAGTTGACCGAGCGCGCCGAGAAGATCGAGGCGGCGGCCCGTGCCGTGCACCGCGAGGGATCGAGCGGGGCGATCCGGCTGACCCATTCCGGCAGCCATGCCAAGGCGCTTGTCACGCTGGCCGATGCGGCCATCTCTGCGCCGGACGGGCGGCCTCTGTATCGCACCGGTGAGAAATGGATCGAGCCGGGCGACCGGATCGTGCTGCTTGGCGGCAACGGCGCGGGCAAGACCCGGCTGGTCGAGGCCGTGCTGGCGGCCTGCCGGGGGGAAGCGGGAGCCATCCGCGCCGCGCCCTCGCTGGTGCTGGGTCATGCCGACCAGGCGCTGACGATGTTGCCGCCGAAGGGCACGCCTTTCGATCTGGTGTCGGCCTTTGGCCAGGGCGATGCGGCGACGCGCAGCCTTCTGGCGGGGGCGGGCATCCGCAGCGACCGTCAGGGCAAGCCGCTGGCGAGCCTGTCGGGCGGGCAGAAGGCGCGGCTGGCCATGCTGATGCTGCGGCTGATGCGGCCGAACTTCCACCTGCTGGACGAGCCGACCAACCATCTGGACATCGAGGGGCAGGAGGCGCTGGAATCGGAGCTGACCGCGCCCCAGGCGACCTGCCTGGTGGTCAGCCACGACCGGGGCTTCGTGCGCGCCATCGCCAACCGGTTCTGGCTGATCGAGGGCAAGCGGCTGGTCGAGGTGGACAGTCCCGAGCCCTTCTTCGCGGCCGAGCTTGCCAGAGGCTGA
- a CDS encoding inositol monophosphatase family protein encodes MAASANLNLMIKAARKAGRSLVKDFREVENLQVSSKGPGDFVSRADREAERIIKEELLGARPTYGWLGEETGEQDGADPTRRWIVDPLDGTTNFLHGMPHWAVSIALEHKGEIVSGVVFDAAKDELFWAEKGAGAWMNDRRLRVSGRRHLHEAVFATGIPFGAKSTLPAMMQDLARLMPACAGVRRWGAAALDLAWVAAGRFDGFWERELHTWDIAAGLILVKEAGGFVSGIRDGQDPLESGSILACNDALFSTFQKTLRGE; translated from the coding sequence ATGGCCGCCAGCGCCAACCTGAACCTGATGATCAAGGCCGCCCGCAAGGCCGGCCGCTCCCTCGTCAAGGATTTCCGCGAGGTCGAGAACCTTCAGGTCTCGTCCAAGGGCCCCGGCGACTTCGTGTCCCGTGCCGACCGCGAGGCCGAGCGGATCATCAAGGAGGAACTCCTCGGCGCCCGCCCGACCTACGGCTGGCTGGGCGAGGAGACCGGCGAGCAGGACGGCGCCGACCCGACCCGCCGCTGGATCGTGGACCCGCTCGACGGCACCACCAACTTCCTGCACGGGATGCCCCACTGGGCCGTCTCGATCGCCCTGGAACACAAGGGCGAGATCGTCTCGGGTGTGGTCTTCGACGCCGCCAAGGACGAACTCTTCTGGGCCGAGAAGGGCGCCGGCGCCTGGATGAACGACCGCCGCCTGCGGGTCTCGGGTCGCCGCCACCTGCACGAGGCGGTCTTTGCCACCGGCATCCCCTTCGGCGCCAAGTCCACCCTGCCCGCGATGATGCAGGACCTCGCCCGGCTGATGCCGGCCTGCGCCGGTGTCCGCCGGTGGGGCGCCGCCGCGCTGGACCTGGCCTGGGTCGCCGCCGGCCGCTTCGACGGCTTCTGGGAGCGGGAGTTGCACACCTGGGACATCGCGGCCGGGCTGATCCTGGTCAAGGAGGCCGGCGGCTTCGTCTCTGGCATCCGCGACGGGCAGGACCCGTTGGAGTCGGGCTCGATCCTGGCCTGCAACGACGCGCTTTTCTCGACCTTCCAGAAGACCCTGCGCGGCGAGTGA
- the hisB gene encoding imidazoleglycerol-phosphate dehydratase HisB: MREASVTRTTAETSVEVAVNLDGTGRYDCQTGVGFFDHMLDQLARHSLIDLTIRAKGDTHIDDHHTVEDVGITLGQALTKALGDKRGIRRYGAFRLAMDDAQVACALDLSARPYLVWNLTFPAGKIGSFDTELVREFFQALSTHGGITLHVDLIHGINAHHIAEAAFKAVARSLREAVEPDPRMAGVLPSTKGAL, encoded by the coding sequence ATGCGCGAAGCGAGCGTCACCCGCACCACCGCCGAGACCTCGGTCGAGGTCGCCGTCAACCTGGACGGCACCGGCCGGTATGACTGCCAGACCGGTGTGGGCTTCTTCGACCACATGCTGGACCAGCTGGCGCGCCATTCGCTGATCGACCTGACCATCCGCGCCAAGGGCGACACCCATATCGACGACCACCACACGGTCGAGGATGTGGGCATCACGCTGGGTCAGGCCCTGACGAAAGCCCTGGGCGACAAGCGGGGCATTCGCCGGTACGGCGCGTTCCGGCTGGCGATGGACGATGCCCAGGTGGCCTGCGCGCTGGATTTGTCGGCGCGGCCTTATCTTGTTTGGAACCTGACCTTCCCCGCGGGGAAGATCGGCAGCTTCGACACCGAGCTGGTGCGGGAGTTCTTCCAGGCCCTGTCCACCCATGGCGGCATCACGCTTCATGTGGACCTGATCCACGGAATCAACGCCCACCACATCGCCGAGGCCGCCTTCAAGGCGGTCGCACGGTCACTGCGCGAGGCGGTGGAACCCGATCCGCGTATGGCGGGCGTGCTACCCTCGACCAAGGGCGCGCTGTGA
- the hisH gene encoding imidazole glycerol phosphate synthase subunit HisH gives MSLTVLVDYDSGNLHSAEKAFQRMALEVGAGEVLVTSRPEDVARADRVVLPGDGAFPACRRALGAYGGLAEAIEEAVTVRAVPFLGICVGMQMLATWGREYEDTAGFGWIGGEVVRITPADPALKVPHMGWNDLVIDRAHPVLDGIATGDHAYFVHSYHFRVDDPAHLLAHADYAGPITAIVGRDTIVGTQFHPEKSQATGLRLIGNFLRWRP, from the coding sequence ATGAGCCTTACGGTTCTGGTCGACTACGACAGCGGCAATCTTCACTCGGCCGAGAAAGCCTTTCAGCGCATGGCACTGGAGGTCGGCGCGGGCGAAGTGCTGGTCACATCACGCCCCGAGGATGTGGCCCGCGCCGACCGCGTGGTGCTGCCCGGCGACGGGGCCTTTCCGGCCTGCCGTCGCGCGCTTGGCGCCTATGGCGGGCTGGCCGAAGCGATCGAAGAGGCCGTGACCGTCCGCGCCGTGCCGTTCCTTGGCATCTGCGTGGGGATGCAGATGCTGGCGACCTGGGGGCGCGAATACGAGGATACCGCCGGTTTCGGCTGGATCGGGGGTGAAGTGGTGCGCATCACGCCGGCCGACCCGGCGCTGAAAGTGCCCCACATGGGCTGGAACGACCTGGTGATCGACCGGGCTCATCCGGTGCTGGACGGCATCGCCACGGGCGACCATGCCTATTTCGTGCATTCCTATCACTTCCGGGTGGACGACCCGGCGCATCTTCTGGCCCATGCCGACTATGCCGGCCCCATCACCGCCATCGTCGGGCGCGACACCATCGTCGGCACCCAGTTTCACCCCGAGAAGAGCCAGGCCACCGGCTTGCGGCTGATCGGCAATTTCCTGCGCTGGCGACCCTGA
- a CDS encoding DUF2147 domain-containing protein produces the protein MKFLTSAMILMLSAGAALADPVEGLWRTKPDDNGNTGLIRITSCGPAFCGKLEKAFDGAGKEISSPNIGKRIVWDMIPEGDGAYGDGKVWSPDRDKTYDAKMQLSGNKLSVSGCVLMICRDGGTWTRVQ, from the coding sequence ATGAAGTTCCTGACATCGGCGATGATTCTGATGCTGTCCGCCGGCGCGGCTCTGGCCGATCCGGTGGAAGGGCTGTGGCGTACCAAGCCCGACGACAACGGCAACACCGGCCTGATACGCATCACGTCCTGCGGACCTGCCTTCTGCGGCAAGCTGGAAAAGGCCTTCGACGGAGCGGGCAAGGAGATTTCCTCGCCCAACATCGGCAAGCGCATCGTCTGGGACATGATACCGGAAGGCGACGGTGCCTATGGCGACGGCAAGGTCTGGAGCCCGGACCGCGACAAGACCTATGACGCCAAGATGCAGCTGAGCGGCAACAAGCTTTCAGTGTCCGGCTGCGTTCTGATGATCTGCCGCGACGGTGGCACCTGGACGCGGGTGCAATAA
- the hisA gene encoding 1-(5-phosphoribosyl)-5-[(5-phosphoribosylamino)methylideneamino]imidazole-4-carboxamide isomerase produces MILYPAIDLKDGKCVRLLRGDMAAATVFGEDPAAQAAAFEAAGCEWLHLVDLDGAFAGHPVNGAAVEAILARVSVPCQLGGGIRNLATIGMWLEKGLSRVILGSVAVDKPELVREACSSFPGKIAVGIDARKGRVATHGWADETETMAVDLARSFEDAGVAAIIYTDIDRDGAMQGPNIEATVALAQAVSIPVIASGGVSRLEDLLALRDSGVIAGAISGRALYDGALDLRGALAALR; encoded by the coding sequence ATGATCCTGTATCCGGCCATCGACCTGAAGGACGGCAAATGCGTGCGCCTGCTGCGCGGCGACATGGCGGCCGCCACCGTGTTCGGCGAGGACCCGGCGGCCCAGGCCGCAGCCTTCGAGGCGGCGGGGTGCGAGTGGTTGCATCTCGTGGACCTGGATGGCGCCTTTGCCGGGCACCCGGTGAATGGCGCGGCAGTCGAGGCGATCCTTGCCCGCGTCTCCGTGCCCTGCCAGCTTGGCGGCGGCATCCGCAACCTTGCCACCATCGGGATGTGGCTGGAAAAGGGGCTATCTCGCGTCATTCTGGGCTCGGTCGCGGTGGACAAGCCCGAACTGGTGCGCGAGGCCTGCAGCAGCTTCCCCGGCAAGATCGCCGTGGGGATCGACGCCCGCAAGGGCCGGGTCGCCACCCATGGCTGGGCGGACGAGACCGAAACGATGGCGGTGGATCTTGCCCGCAGCTTCGAGGATGCGGGGGTGGCGGCGATCATCTACACCGACATCGACCGCGACGGCGCGATGCAGGGCCCGAACATCGAAGCCACCGTGGCGCTGGCACAGGCCGTGTCCATCCCCGTGATTGCCTCGGGCGGGGTGTCGCGGCTGGAGGATCTGCTGGCCCTGCGCGATTCCGGCGTGATCGCGGGCGCGATCTCGGGCCGGGCGCTTTATGACGGCGCGCTGGATTTGCGCGGGGCGCTGGCGGCGCTGCGGTAG
- the hisF gene encoding imidazole glycerol phosphate synthase subunit HisF produces the protein MLKTRIIPCLDVADGRVVKGVNFVNLIDAGDPVEAARAYDAAGADELCFLDIHATHENRGTMFDLVTRTAEQCFMPLTVGGGVRTPEDVRALLLAGADKVSFNSAAVANPDVVAEAADRFGSQCIVVALDAKTVAPGRWEIFTHGGRKPTGIDAVEFARTVAARGAGEILLTSMDRDGTKQGFNIPLTRAIADAVAIPVIASGGVGNLDHLVEGVLEGHASAVLAASIFHFGTYTIGEAKARMAEAGIPVRLS, from the coding sequence ATGCTGAAGACCCGCATCATCCCCTGTCTGGACGTGGCCGATGGCCGCGTGGTGAAGGGCGTGAACTTCGTGAACCTGATCGACGCCGGCGATCCGGTGGAAGCGGCCCGCGCCTATGACGCGGCGGGGGCGGACGAGCTGTGTTTCCTGGACATCCATGCCACGCATGAAAACAGGGGCACGATGTTCGACCTGGTCACGCGGACGGCGGAGCAGTGCTTCATGCCGCTGACGGTGGGCGGCGGGGTCAGGACGCCCGAGGATGTGCGGGCGCTGCTGCTGGCGGGGGCGGACAAGGTCAGCTTCAACTCGGCCGCGGTGGCGAACCCGGATGTGGTGGCCGAGGCGGCGGACCGGTTCGGCAGCCAGTGCATCGTGGTGGCCCTGGATGCCAAGACGGTGGCGCCGGGGCGGTGGGAGATCTTCACCCATGGGGGCCGCAAGCCCACCGGGATCGACGCGGTGGAATTTGCCCGCACGGTGGCGGCCAGGGGGGCGGGCGAGATCCTGCTGACCTCGATGGATCGCGACGGCACCAAGCAGGGGTTCAACATCCCGCTGACCCGGGCGATTGCCGATGCGGTGGCGATCCCGGTGATTGCCAGCGGCGGGGTGGGAAACCTGGACCACCTGGTCGAGGGCGTGCTGGAGGGCCATGCCTCGGCGGTGCTGGCGGCCTCGATCTTCCACTTCGGGACCTACACCATCGGGGAGGCCAAGGCGCGGATGGCGGAGGCGGGCATTCCCGTGCGGCTGTCATGA
- a CDS encoding phosphoribosyl-ATP diphosphatase, with protein MSALERLAATVEARRGADPETSWTAKLLAKGPEKCAEKFGEEAVEAIIEAVKGDRARLTSEAADVLYHLLVMLASRGVTLAEVEAELARREGTSGIEEKASR; from the coding sequence ATGAGCGCGCTGGAGCGGCTGGCGGCGACCGTCGAGGCGCGGCGGGGGGCGGATCCGGAAACGTCCTGGACTGCCAAGCTCTTGGCCAAGGGGCCGGAGAAATGTGCCGAGAAGTTCGGCGAGGAGGCGGTCGAGGCGATCATCGAGGCGGTGAAGGGGGACCGGGCGCGGCTGACCTCGGAGGCGGCGGATGTGCTGTACCACCTGTTGGTGATGCTGGCCTCCCGGGGGGTGACGCTGGCCGAGGTCGAGGCCGAACTGGCCCGGCGCGAGGGCACCTCGGGGATCGAGGAAAAGGCCTCGCGCTGA
- a CDS encoding aldehyde dehydrogenase family protein — protein MDRDGIVARVAALRAGNDARRLTFGMAERRAALERLAAAVKAEEATILAALREDFGKPAPETVLTEILPVLQEIGHARRHLRAWMAPRRVGGSLNTLGTSARIVPQARGTCLIIAPWNYPFLLAIGPLISALAAGNAAVIKPSEMTPATSALIARLVAGAFPPDLVTVIEGGREVAEVLLDQPFDHVFFTGSPAVGRIVMAAAAKHLASVTLELGGKSPCIVGPGADLDRAAAWIAFGKFANAGQTCIAPDHLFVHETVKDAFLGKLRARISRAYGAGASSPHLARIVNDGHAARLAGLVRDAVAKGARVVLDGGQDGRAMGPTLLEAVTPEMEIDREEIFGPVLPVMTYRDEAEVIARINARPKPLALYVFDRDRARVDRVVGATTSGSVGVNLTVVQFSHAGLPFGGVGNSGLGAAHGEHGFRAFSHERAVLANRFSALPAVFPPYTAGVKRLIGLARRMLG, from the coding sequence ATGGACAGGGACGGCATCGTGGCACGGGTGGCGGCGCTGCGCGCGGGGAATGACGCGCGACGCCTGACCTTTGGCATGGCCGAACGGCGCGCGGCGCTGGAGCGGCTGGCAGCGGCGGTCAAGGCCGAGGAAGCGACGATCCTTGCGGCGCTACGCGAGGATTTCGGCAAGCCGGCCCCCGAGACGGTGCTGACCGAGATCCTGCCGGTGCTGCAGGAGATCGGCCATGCGCGGCGGCACCTGCGGGCCTGGATGGCGCCGCGGCGGGTGGGCGGGTCGCTGAACACCCTTGGCACAAGTGCACGCATCGTGCCGCAGGCAAGGGGCACCTGCCTGATCATCGCGCCCTGGAACTACCCTTTCCTTCTGGCGATTGGTCCGCTGATCTCGGCCTTGGCCGCGGGCAACGCGGCGGTGATCAAGCCGTCGGAGATGACGCCCGCGACCTCGGCCCTGATCGCCCGGCTGGTGGCCGGTGCGTTTCCGCCCGATCTGGTTACGGTGATCGAAGGCGGGCGGGAGGTGGCAGAGGTCTTGCTGGACCAGCCCTTCGACCATGTGTTCTTCACCGGCAGCCCGGCAGTCGGGCGGATCGTCATGGCGGCGGCGGCGAAGCACCTGGCCTCGGTCACGCTGGAACTGGGCGGCAAGTCGCCCTGCATCGTGGGACCGGGGGCGGATCTTGACCGGGCGGCGGCCTGGATTGCCTTCGGCAAGTTCGCCAATGCCGGGCAGACCTGCATCGCGCCGGATCATCTGTTCGTGCACGAGACGGTGAAGGACGCCTTTCTGGGCAAGCTGCGCGCGCGGATTTCGCGGGCCTATGGCGCCGGCGCCAGCAGCCCGCATCTGGCGCGGATCGTGAACGATGGCCATGCCGCCCGGTTGGCGGGGCTGGTGCGCGATGCGGTTGCCAAGGGCGCGCGGGTGGTGCTGGACGGCGGGCAAGACGGGCGGGCGATGGGGCCGACCCTGCTCGAGGCGGTGACGCCCGAGATGGAGATCGACCGCGAGGAAATCTTCGGCCCGGTGCTGCCGGTGATGACCTACCGCGACGAGGCCGAGGTAATCGCCCGCATCAACGCGCGACCGAAGCCGTTGGCGCTGTACGTCTTCGACCGCGACCGGGCGCGGGTGGACCGGGTGGTGGGGGCCACCACATCGGGCAGCGTGGGGGTGAACCTGACGGTGGTGCAGTTCAGCCATGCCGGCCTGCCCTTTGGCGGCGTGGGCAATTCGGGCCTTGGCGCGGCGCATGGGGAGCACGGCTTTCGCGCCTTCAGCCATGAGCGCGCGGTGCTGGCAAACCGCTTTTCCGCGCTGCCTGCGGTGTTTCCGCCCTATACGGCGGGCGTGAAACGGTTGATCGGTCTGGCGCGGCGGATGCTGGGGTAG
- a CDS encoding GMC family oxidoreductase: MEHDIIIVGAGSAGCVLANRLSADPTRRVCLIEAGPKDRNPLIHIPLGLALLARSRRVNWGYATEPEPALAGRRLYWPRGMTLGGSSSINAMIYMRGHPEDYRGWGRAAGPMWDWPRMRELFLRLEDNGAIADGHHGVGGPLSVQDLRAPNPLSRAFVEAAGAVGLPVLGEFNGAAQEGAALYQVTQKNGQRFSAARAFLEPVRGRRNLEVLTGAQVERVLFEGRRAVAVRLAGRDLRLRPGGEVVLCGGAVNSPQLLMLSGIGPGAELSRMGIAVLADRAEVGANLADHLDVTVMAKDQGRVAIGVAPAFLPRLVRAGWAYGRRREGELTSNVAEAGAFARSDAGRDRPNLQFHFLPAYLRDHGRQTSWGFGVTLHVCDLLPKSRGRIGLASPDPRAAARIEAGYLSAPEDEGVLLAGVRMARRILAAAPLAGMLAGEVSPGPQAQSDAALMDHIRRQAETIYHPVGSCRMGLDDGSVVDEAARVRGVEGLRVVDASIMPAIIAGNTNAPVMAMAENVAEMMLRRD, encoded by the coding sequence ATGGAGCATGATATCATCATCGTTGGCGCGGGCTCGGCGGGCTGCGTTCTGGCGAACCGGCTGTCGGCCGATCCGACGCGGCGGGTCTGCCTGATCGAGGCGGGGCCCAAGGACCGCAACCCGCTGATCCACATCCCGCTTGGGCTGGCGCTTCTGGCACGGAGCCGACGGGTGAACTGGGGCTATGCGACCGAGCCGGAGCCGGCGCTGGCGGGGCGGCGGCTTTATTGGCCGCGGGGCATGACGCTTGGCGGGTCAAGTTCGATCAACGCGATGATCTACATGCGGGGGCATCCGGAGGACTACCGGGGCTGGGGCCGCGCGGCAGGGCCGATGTGGGACTGGCCGCGGATGCGCGAGCTGTTCCTGCGGCTGGAAGACAATGGCGCGATAGCCGATGGGCATCATGGGGTCGGCGGGCCACTTTCGGTGCAGGACTTGCGGGCGCCCAATCCCCTGAGCCGGGCTTTCGTGGAAGCGGCGGGGGCGGTGGGGTTGCCGGTGCTGGGCGAGTTCAATGGCGCGGCGCAGGAGGGCGCGGCGCTCTACCAGGTGACGCAGAAAAACGGCCAAAGGTTCAGCGCGGCGCGGGCCTTCTTGGAGCCAGTGCGCGGGCGGCGGAATCTGGAGGTGCTCACCGGGGCGCAGGTGGAACGGGTGCTGTTCGAGGGCCGCCGCGCCGTGGCGGTGCGGCTGGCGGGGCGCGACTTGCGGCTGAGGCCGGGCGGCGAGGTGGTGCTCTGCGGGGGGGCGGTGAACTCGCCCCAGCTTCTGATGCTGTCGGGCATCGGGCCGGGGGCGGAATTGAGCCGCATGGGCATCGCGGTGCTGGCGGACCGGGCGGAGGTGGGGGCGAACCTGGCCGACCATCTGGACGTGACGGTGATGGCGAAGGACCAGGGCCGCGTGGCGATCGGCGTGGCGCCGGCCTTCCTGCCGCGGCTGGTGCGGGCGGGCTGGGCCTATGGGCGGCGGCGCGAGGGGGAGCTGACCTCGAACGTCGCCGAGGCCGGGGCCTTTGCCCGCTCGGACGCCGGGCGGGACCGGCCGAACCTGCAGTTCCATTTCCTGCCCGCCTATCTGCGCGACCACGGTCGGCAGACGAGCTGGGGCTTTGGCGTGACGCTGCATGTCTGCGACCTGTTGCCGAAGAGCCGGGGGCGGATCGGTCTGGCCTCTCCGGACCCGCGGGCGGCGGCGCGGATCGAGGCGGGGTATCTGAGCGCGCCGGAGGATGAGGGCGTGCTGCTCGCGGGCGTGCGGATGGCGCGGCGCATCCTGGCGGCGGCGCCCCTGGCGGGGATGCTGGCGGGCGAGGTGTCGCCGGGGCCGCAGGCGCAATCGGATGCGGCGCTGATGGACCATATCCGGCGGCAGGCCGAGACGATCTATCACCCGGTGGGGTCGTGCCGGATGGGGCTGGATGACGGCTCGGTGGTGGACGAGGCGGCGCGGGTGCGGGGCGTCGAGGGGCTGCGGGTGGTGGATGCCTCGATCATGCCGGCGATCATCGCGGGCAACACCAATGCGCCGGTGATGGCGATGGCCGAGAACGTGGCGGAGATGATGCTTCGGCGGGACTGA
- a CDS encoding CoA-binding protein, whose protein sequence is MSVTDDDIRDILTETRVIALVGWSPNPARPSHGVARFLAAHGYRVIPVNPGQAGGMALGERIRGSLSEITEPVDMIDIFRRPEAIGPIVDEALERFPELKTVWMQLGLFHPEAAAKARARGIRVVENRCPAIEYPRLIGA, encoded by the coding sequence ATGTCCGTGACCGATGACGACATCCGCGACATCCTCACCGAAACCCGCGTGATCGCGCTGGTCGGCTGGTCGCCCAACCCGGCGCGCCCCAGCCATGGCGTCGCGCGTTTCCTGGCGGCGCATGGCTACCGCGTGATCCCGGTCAACCCCGGACAGGCCGGCGGCATGGCGCTTGGCGAGCGCATTCGCGGCTCGCTGAGCGAGATCACCGAACCCGTGGACATGATCGACATCTTCCGCCGCCCCGAGGCCATCGGTCCCATCGTGGATGAGGCGCTGGAACGGTTCCCCGAACTGAAGACGGTCTGGATGCAGCTTGGCCTCTTCCACCCCGAAGCCGCCGCCAAGGCCCGCGCCCGCGGCATCCGCGTGGTGGAAAACCGCTGCCCCGCCATCGAATACCCCCGCCTCATCGGCGCCTGA
- the rlmB gene encoding 23S rRNA (guanosine(2251)-2'-O)-methyltransferase RlmB encodes MKTGTKKPDWVIEKERGKRDEARETVWLFGIHAVRDALLNPDRQKLRLVLTKNAADRLGDAVAEGGLEPEIVEPRNFHVPIDEGSVHQGAALEVKPLNWGKLEDVAISGRGGPLVVLLDRVTDPHNVGAVLRSAEVFGARAVIAPRHHSAPETGALAKTASGALERQPYLRVTNLSEAMETLRDMGYFLIGLDGAAPVALAEAVASAGTRPIGLVMGAEGPGLREKTRETCDILARIPFTGEFGSLNVSNATAVALYAASSR; translated from the coding sequence ATGAAAACCGGCACGAAAAAGCCCGACTGGGTGATCGAAAAGGAACGCGGCAAGCGGGACGAGGCGCGGGAAACCGTCTGGCTCTTCGGCATCCATGCCGTGCGCGACGCTCTTCTGAACCCCGACCGGCAGAAGCTGCGCCTGGTCCTGACCAAGAACGCGGCCGACCGGCTGGGGGATGCCGTGGCCGAGGGCGGGCTGGAGCCCGAGATCGTGGAGCCACGCAACTTCCACGTACCCATTGACGAAGGCTCGGTCCACCAGGGCGCCGCGCTGGAAGTGAAGCCCTTGAACTGGGGCAAGCTGGAAGACGTGGCCATCTCGGGCCGGGGCGGTCCGCTGGTCGTGCTCCTCGACCGCGTGACCGACCCCCACAACGTCGGCGCTGTCCTGCGCTCGGCCGAGGTGTTCGGCGCCCGCGCCGTCATTGCGCCCCGCCACCATTCCGCCCCCGAAACCGGCGCGCTGGCCAAGACCGCCAGCGGCGCGCTGGAACGCCAGCCCTACCTGCGCGTCACCAACCTGTCCGAGGCGATGGAGACGCTGCGCGACATGGGCTACTTCCTCATCGGCCTGGACGGGGCGGCGCCGGTTGCCCTGGCCGAGGCGGTGGCCAGCGCCGGCACCCGGCCCATCGGCCTTGTCATGGGCGCCGAAGGTCCCGGCCTGCGCGAGAAAACGCGCGAGACCTGCGACATCCTGGCCCGCATCCCGTTCACAGGCGAGTTCGGCTCGCTCAACGTCTCCAACGCCACCGCGGTTGCGCTCTACGCCGCCTCGTCAAGATGA